A genomic region of Chryseobacterium sp. KACC 21268 contains the following coding sequences:
- a CDS encoding sulfurtransferase, protein MKTNSIINTDELYQISNHPNLKIFDVRTGQNAKDEYQKKHLKNAVFVDLNTDLAEIDNPKNGGRHPLPAFSNFIKTLGKLGIDKDSEVVIYDDKNGANAGARFWWMLKAIGHKNARVLNGGLQFAENQNYPVSSGDDSYPETEYISEFKDWQLPLFWIDDVKVATENPEFLIVDVRESQRYQGITEPIDLIAGHIPNAENFPFSDNLDENGLFKSPEILHEKYTEFFKNRNSDKIIFHCGSGVTACHSLLALDHAGFEIPNLYVGSWSEWSRN, encoded by the coding sequence ATGAAAACGAATTCCATAATAAATACCGACGAACTTTATCAAATTTCTAATCATCCAAATCTAAAAATATTTGATGTTCGAACTGGCCAAAATGCTAAAGATGAGTATCAGAAAAAGCATTTGAAGAATGCCGTATTTGTAGATTTGAATACGGATCTGGCAGAAATTGATAATCCAAAAAATGGTGGTCGACATCCACTGCCGGCGTTTTCAAATTTCATCAAGACCTTAGGAAAATTGGGAATTGACAAGGATTCTGAAGTTGTCATCTATGATGATAAGAATGGCGCGAATGCTGGCGCAAGATTTTGGTGGATGTTGAAAGCGATTGGTCACAAGAATGCACGCGTTCTGAATGGCGGTTTGCAATTTGCAGAAAATCAAAATTATCCTGTAAGTTCTGGCGATGACAGTTATCCTGAAACCGAATATATTTCTGAATTCAAAGACTGGCAATTGCCTCTATTTTGGATTGATGATGTGAAGGTGGCAACAGAAAATCCTGAATTTCTGATTGTAGATGTCCGTGAATCCCAGCGTTACCAAGGAATCACCGAACCAATCGACTTGATTGCAGGACATATTCCCAACGCGGAGAATTTCCCATTCTCTGATAACTTGGATGAAAATGGCCTATTCAAATCACCTGAAATCCTACACGAAAAATACACAGAGTTCTTTAAGAATAGAAATTCTGACAAAATCATTTTCCATTGTGGCAGCGGCGTGACGGCTTGTCATTCACTTTTGGCTTTGGATCACGCTGGTTTCGAAATTCCGAATCTGTATGTTGGAAGCTGGAGCGAGTGGAGCAGGAATTGA
- a CDS encoding NAD-dependent epimerase/dehydratase family protein produces the protein METPQEKILITGALGQIGTELTVRLCEMYGKENVIASGLEKWKEGITEAGYYERLDVTNFQAVTEVIKEHNITTVYHLASLLSGTSEKQPLFAWKLNLDPLIHLCELAKEGRLKKIFWPSSIAVFGKGIPKENVGQEVVLNPTTVYGISKMAGEKWCEYYFEKYGVDIRSIRYPGLISWKAPAGGGTTDYAVEIFYEAVENAKYTSFIKEDTAMPMLYMDDAIDATIKLMTAPKEQVKIRYSYNLGGMRFTPSELAAEIKKTIPDFEIKYEPDFRQAIADSWPASIDDSAAKQDWGLDYKFDISSMSIDMINNLKKKLGKS, from the coding sequence ATGGAAACACCACAAGAAAAAATCCTCATTACGGGCGCATTAGGACAGATCGGAACAGAACTCACAGTAAGACTATGTGAAATGTACGGCAAAGAAAACGTGATCGCGTCCGGACTTGAAAAATGGAAAGAAGGCATTACAGAAGCTGGCTACTACGAAAGATTAGATGTCACTAATTTCCAAGCTGTTACTGAAGTGATTAAAGAACACAACATCACGACGGTTTATCACTTGGCGTCTTTACTGTCCGGAACATCAGAAAAACAACCATTGTTCGCCTGGAAACTGAACCTTGACCCATTGATCCATCTTTGCGAGTTGGCAAAGGAAGGAAGACTCAAAAAGATATTCTGGCCTAGTTCCATCGCCGTATTTGGCAAAGGAATCCCAAAGGAAAATGTAGGACAGGAAGTGGTATTGAATCCAACAACAGTGTACGGCATCTCAAAAATGGCTGGAGAAAAATGGTGCGAATATTACTTCGAAAAGTACGGTGTTGACATCAGAAGTATTCGCTATCCTGGTCTTATTTCTTGGAAAGCGCCAGCCGGAGGAGGCACTACAGATTACGCCGTAGAGATCTTCTATGAAGCGGTAGAAAATGCAAAATATACAAGTTTCATCAAAGAAGATACAGCGATGCCGATGCTGTATATGGACGACGCGATCGATGCAACAATCAAGCTGATGACCGCGCCAAAAGAACAGGTTAAAATCCGTTACTCTTACAACCTCGGCGGTATGAGATTTACACCCTCAGAATTAGCTGCTGAAATCAAAAAAACCATTCCAGATTTTGAAATAAAATATGAGCCAGATTTCCGTCAGGCGATTGCCGATTCTTGGCCGGCAAGCATTGATGATTCTGCTGCAAAACAGGACTGGGGATTGGATTACAAATTCGATATTTCATCCATGTCGATAGATATGATAAATAATTTAAAGAAGAAATTAGGCAAATCATAA
- a CDS encoding polysaccharide deacetylase, whose amino-acid sequence MILLTFNIAISEKCREFTKKISENELISSIEENTRIILLLLELHEYKATFFVEVSIAQQLQKLLKSLSLSGHEVGLYNVNSDTEMVTKTKQDLEQILDKPIKGLRQKSHRLPYSEIKKMDFIYVSNIEDSKIDFLWRKLTAKTEIYTENDLTIVPESQSPYSQLPFNDYVLQVTPMKYYESMLLESLKSNEYVMIYANAWQLFSKDKLPFVLPFYKKINLSRSFEDRLEELFQFMDEHEIAVSRMKDYLF is encoded by the coding sequence GTGATTTTACTTACATTTAACATAGCGATTTCGGAAAAATGCAGAGAATTTACTAAGAAAATTTCTGAGAATGAATTGATATCGTCTATCGAAGAAAATACGAGAATCATCTTATTGTTGTTGGAGTTGCACGAGTACAAAGCTACTTTTTTTGTTGAAGTTTCCATTGCTCAGCAACTTCAAAAATTGTTAAAAAGCCTTTCACTTTCAGGTCACGAAGTTGGACTTTACAATGTCAATTCCGACACCGAAATGGTAACCAAAACCAAACAAGATCTGGAGCAAATTTTAGATAAACCCATCAAAGGTTTAAGACAAAAATCACATCGTCTTCCCTACTCCGAGATCAAGAAAATGGACTTCATTTACGTCTCGAATATTGAAGATTCCAAGATTGATTTTCTTTGGCGAAAGTTGACTGCAAAAACTGAAATCTACACAGAAAATGATTTAACGATTGTTCCGGAAAGTCAGTCGCCTTATTCGCAACTTCCATTCAACGATTATGTACTCCAGGTAACGCCGATGAAGTATTATGAAAGCATGCTTTTGGAAAGCCTGAAATCGAATGAATATGTAATGATTTATGCAAACGCCTGGCAACTTTTCAGCAAAGACAAGTTGCCGTTTGTCCTGCCATTTTATAAAAAGATCAACCTAAGTAGAAGTTTTGAAGACCGATTGGAAGAACTCTTTCAGTTTATGGATGAACACGAAATTGCCGTTTCCAGGATGAAGGATTATTTGTTTTAA
- a CDS encoding metallophosphoesterase: MQKNILFLLGIFLVLEVYVYQAFKTVYSNQNAKFIYWIPTVLIYGFLLYSVFTFNRASHEYLRFQIVFSTILIFVLPKILVALFLLVEDIFRLFNFGYHYVATENHDYPSRRKFVSLVGLGSAAVIAGLVLDGIVFGKYRHRARVVRLKLKNLPAAFKGYKIVQISDVHSGSFQNPKHLQHAIDLINKQDADLILFTGDMVNNYADEFVPFIDLFSQIKSRDGKFAVLGNHDYGDYGDFKTKEEKALNIPQLIEYEKQAGFEMLRNEHRVIEKNGEKLYILGVENWGIAPFPQFGDLDKATQNVPADAAKILMSHDPSHFDAIVKNHPKNVQLTISGHTHGMQFGIDLKNFKWSPVKYKYPKWADLYESEGKYLYVNRGFGVIGYPGRVGVLPEITVFELS; this comes from the coding sequence ATGCAAAAGAATATTTTATTTCTTCTCGGTATTTTTCTGGTGCTGGAAGTTTATGTTTATCAGGCCTTTAAAACCGTATATTCCAATCAGAATGCAAAATTCATCTATTGGATCCCGACTGTTCTGATCTATGGATTTTTACTGTATTCCGTTTTCACTTTCAACAGAGCTTCGCACGAATATCTGAGGTTTCAGATCGTCTTTTCAACTATTTTGATCTTTGTTTTGCCAAAGATTCTGGTTGCCTTATTTCTTTTGGTGGAAGATATTTTCCGGTTGTTCAATTTTGGATACCATTATGTGGCGACAGAAAACCACGATTATCCATCCAGGAGAAAGTTCGTGAGTTTGGTTGGTTTAGGTTCTGCCGCCGTTATTGCAGGACTGGTGTTGGATGGCATTGTCTTCGGGAAATACCGTCACAGAGCGAGAGTTGTCAGATTGAAACTTAAAAATTTACCTGCAGCTTTCAAAGGTTACAAGATCGTCCAAATCTCAGATGTTCACAGTGGAAGTTTCCAAAATCCAAAGCATTTGCAACACGCCATTGATCTGATCAATAAGCAAGATGCTGATCTGATTCTATTTACAGGCGATATGGTCAATAATTATGCAGATGAGTTCGTGCCTTTCATAGATTTGTTTTCACAGATCAAGAGCAGAGATGGGAAATTTGCAGTCCTTGGAAATCACGATTATGGTGACTATGGCGACTTTAAAACCAAAGAAGAAAAAGCTCTAAACATTCCTCAATTGATTGAATATGAGAAACAAGCAGGCTTCGAAATGCTTCGTAATGAACATCGGGTCATTGAGAAAAACGGCGAAAAACTATACATTCTTGGTGTAGAGAATTGGGGGATTGCGCCATTTCCACAATTTGGAGATCTGGACAAGGCGACTCAAAATGTGCCTGCAGACGCTGCGAAGATCCTAATGTCACACGATCCTTCACATTTCGATGCGATTGTCAAAAACCATCCTAAAAATGTTCAACTGACGATATCTGGACACACGCACGGCATGCAGTTCGGAATCGACCTCAAAAACTTCAAATGGTCGCCCGTAAAGTACAAGTATCCTAAGTGGGCGGACCTGTACGAAAGCGAAGGGAAATACCTCTATGTCAACCGTGGTTTCGGGGTGATTGGTTATCCTGGTAGAGTAGGTGTTTTACCAGAGATCACTGTGTTTGAGCTGAGTTAA
- a CDS encoding 3-oxoacyl-ACP synthase III family protein — translation MPNTLIIGSGCYIPENIIEGSHFKDSVFYDDNNQLIEKPTDEIIQKFVDITEIERRRYLNPEDFNSDLGLRASLEAIEDAGIDKEEIDYIIYATNFGEVDVDGIPNFMPSLSARLKNKLDIKNRSCVNYDMIFGCPGWVESLILADTLIKAKKAKTILVVGGETLSRVTDEFDRNKMIFADGAGAVVVTATEDTTVGVLADSTLCDNGEELNYLANGPSLNLESKEARQYIQMKGRKIYEYALKNVPDAIKKTIEKANLDISDITKILIHQANAKMDYAMIGRLFKLYGQKDYDHAISPMTIQEFGNSSVATVPTLFDLIRKGKMEGQEFIPGSHILFTSVGAGMNINCVIYKFPEGKL, via the coding sequence ATGCCTAATACACTGATCATTGGCTCCGGATGTTACATTCCGGAAAACATAATAGAAGGTTCACATTTCAAGGATTCTGTTTTCTATGATGATAATAATCAACTGATTGAGAAACCGACGGACGAGATCATTCAGAAGTTTGTGGACATCACAGAGATCGAAAGAAGAAGATATTTGAATCCTGAGGATTTCAATTCGGACCTTGGTCTCAGAGCTTCATTAGAAGCGATCGAGGATGCTGGCATTGATAAAGAGGAAATCGATTATATCATCTACGCGACCAATTTTGGAGAAGTAGATGTGGATGGAATTCCTAATTTTATGCCTTCGTTATCAGCTAGATTGAAGAACAAATTGGATATCAAGAACAGATCTTGTGTCAATTATGATATGATCTTCGGTTGTCCAGGATGGGTAGAGTCTTTGATCCTTGCAGATACATTGATCAAAGCTAAAAAGGCAAAAACGATTCTTGTTGTCGGCGGCGAAACATTGAGCCGGGTAACGGACGAATTCGACAGAAATAAAATGATCTTCGCAGATGGCGCTGGTGCGGTTGTAGTGACGGCGACAGAAGATACTACCGTGGGTGTTTTGGCGGACAGTACGCTTTGTGACAATGGTGAGGAACTCAATTATCTTGCAAATGGACCAAGTCTGAATCTTGAATCGAAAGAAGCAAGACAATATATCCAAATGAAAGGCCGTAAGATCTACGAATATGCCTTGAAAAACGTTCCAGATGCGATCAAGAAAACGATTGAAAAAGCAAACCTTGATATTTCGGACATTACAAAAATATTGATCCATCAAGCCAATGCAAAAATGGATTATGCGATGATCGGCAGACTTTTCAAGTTGTATGGACAAAAGGATTATGACCACGCGATCTCTCCGATGACGATCCAGGAATTTGGGAATTCGTCTGTGGCAACGGTTCCGACTTTGTTCGACCTGATCAGAAAAGGAAAAATGGAAGGGCAGGAATTCATTCCAGGTTCTCACATTCTTTTCACGTCCGTTGGAGCAGGAATGAACATCAATTGTGTGATCTACAAATTCCCAGAAGGGAAACTTTAA
- a CDS encoding YigZ family protein codes for MFEFQTIDKAIEDVLMKEKGSKFIGFAYPVDCESEVKSRLHHLQSIHPKATHHCYAYRLGINGENYRANDDGEPSGSAGLPIYNQLLAHQITNVLVVVIRYYGGTKLGVGGLVKAYKESAKYTLEEVKIITKELESKIELKFKFSQQNTIFTLLNKYDAKIITFEAEDICTIVANFKTSKKESISDELSEMLLEFNIS; via the coding sequence ATGTTTGAATTCCAAACCATAGACAAAGCAATCGAGGACGTTCTGATGAAGGAAAAAGGAAGCAAATTCATCGGTTTTGCTTATCCTGTCGATTGTGAATCTGAAGTCAAATCCAGACTCCATCATCTTCAAAGCATTCATCCGAAAGCCACACACCATTGTTATGCTTATCGGCTAGGAATCAATGGTGAGAATTACCGCGCGAACGACGATGGTGAACCTTCCGGAAGTGCAGGTCTGCCAATCTACAATCAACTTTTAGCACATCAAATCACGAATGTTCTGGTCGTAGTTATCAGATATTACGGCGGAACAAAATTGGGCGTTGGCGGATTGGTAAAAGCTTACAAAGAATCTGCGAAATATACTTTGGAAGAAGTCAAAATCATCACCAAAGAATTAGAGTCTAAAATCGAATTGAAGTTCAAATTCTCACAACAAAATACCATTTTCACCTTGCTCAATAAGTACGATGCGAAAATCATCACGTTCGAAGCGGAAGATATTTGCACGATTGTAGCCAACTTCAAAACCTCAAAAAAAGAAAGCATCTCAGACGAGTTGTCCGAGATGCTTTTGGAATTTAATATTTCATAA
- a CDS encoding zinc metallopeptidase, with protein sequence MTGYYLIIGISMLLSWIVSSRLKSKFEHYSKVHLRNGLSGKEIAEKMLRDNGINDVQVVSVPGQLTDHYNPETKTVNLSEAVYMQRNAAAAAVAAHECGHAVQHAVGYSMLQLRSKMVPIVNISSNLLQFVLIAGIAIMAGTRSIDNPNGNTTVLAIGVILFAITTLFAFITLPVEYDASNRALKWLETTGTVSREEYAGAEDSLKWAARTYVVAALGSLAQLLYFASMLLGSRR encoded by the coding sequence ATGACTGGTTACTATTTAATTATTGGGATTTCTATGCTGCTGAGTTGGATTGTTTCATCAAGATTGAAATCCAAATTCGAGCATTATTCCAAAGTTCATCTCAGAAATGGACTTTCCGGAAAAGAAATCGCCGAAAAGATGCTGAGAGATAATGGGATTAATGATGTTCAGGTCGTTTCCGTTCCAGGACAATTGACCGACCATTACAATCCAGAAACCAAAACTGTCAATCTTTCCGAAGCGGTTTATATGCAGAGAAATGCCGCTGCTGCTGCGGTTGCGGCTCACGAATGTGGTCACGCTGTTCAACACGCTGTTGGCTATTCTATGTTGCAATTGCGGTCCAAAATGGTTCCGATTGTGAACATCAGTTCAAATCTATTACAGTTTGTTTTGATTGCTGGTATTGCAATTATGGCTGGTACAAGAAGTATTGATAATCCGAATGGGAATACGACCGTTTTGGCAATTGGTGTGATTTTGTTTGCTATTACAACGCTATTTGCGTTCATCACTTTGCCGGTGGAATATGATGCTAGCAATCGCGCTTTGAAATGGCTGGAAACTACAGGAACTGTTTCTCGTGAGGAATATGCCGGCGCGGAAGATTCTTTGAAATGGGCAGCTAGAACTTATGTTGTTGCGGCTTTAGGTTCATTAGCACAACTGCTTTATTTTGCATCGATGTTGCTGGGAAGTAGAAGATAA
- a CDS encoding GNAT family N-acetyltransferase yields the protein MGNINIKQVVTEKDEMDFIKFPMELYKNNPNYVPPLINEEKNIWKKEENPALNYSEAKQFLAYKNDKIVGRIAVLINRKEEKELGIKKVRFGWLDFIDDAEVSKALIDIAINYAKENLIDKIEGPMGFTNLDKAGMLTFGFDKLATMIGLYNNDYYPKHLENLGLVKEKEWVEFELQFPEILPEKVEKFSSLIAQKYKLKTLQFKHKKEILPYVESMFKLLDETYKHLSTYTPISDEQIKTYKEKYFGFIDKDYITCVADENNQLVAFAITMPSYSKALQKSKGKLFPFGWWHFLQAGKKNERANFYLIGIHPEYQRRGVTSMIFKAIQMNLKNKGIKYLETNPELEENKSVQVLWQDYHPVHHKSRRTYSLQLNN from the coding sequence ATGGGAAATATCAATATAAAGCAAGTAGTTACGGAAAAAGACGAAATGGATTTCATCAAATTCCCGATGGAACTGTACAAAAACAACCCGAATTACGTTCCGCCATTGATTAATGAAGAAAAAAATATCTGGAAAAAGGAAGAAAATCCTGCGCTAAATTATTCTGAAGCAAAGCAGTTTTTAGCTTATAAAAATGATAAAATCGTTGGTAGAATTGCTGTTTTGATTAATAGAAAAGAAGAGAAAGAACTTGGCATCAAGAAAGTCAGATTTGGCTGGCTGGATTTCATCGATGATGCAGAAGTTTCTAAAGCTTTGATTGATATCGCCATTAATTATGCTAAGGAAAATCTAATCGATAAGATTGAAGGTCCGATGGGATTTACGAATCTTGACAAGGCTGGAATGTTGACTTTCGGGTTTGATAAATTGGCTACAATGATAGGACTTTATAACAACGATTATTATCCGAAACATTTGGAAAACCTTGGCTTGGTGAAGGAAAAGGAATGGGTTGAGTTTGAATTGCAATTCCCTGAGATTTTGCCTGAAAAAGTAGAGAAATTCAGTTCTTTGATTGCTCAGAAATACAAATTGAAAACTTTACAATTCAAACATAAAAAAGAGATTTTGCCTTACGTAGAATCGATGTTCAAATTGTTGGATGAGACTTACAAGCACCTTTCCACCTACACTCCGATTTCTGATGAGCAAATCAAAACTTATAAGGAAAAGTATTTTGGATTTATAGACAAAGATTACATCACCTGCGTGGCGGACGAGAACAATCAGTTGGTAGCGTTTGCGATTACGATGCCTTCTTATTCTAAAGCTTTGCAGAAATCAAAAGGAAAACTTTTCCCATTTGGCTGGTGGCACTTTTTACAGGCTGGAAAGAAGAATGAGCGCGCTAACTTTTATCTGATTGGAATCCATCCGGAATATCAAAGAAGAGGCGTGACTTCAATGATTTTTAAAGCGATTCAAATGAACCTTAAAAATAAAGGCATCAAATATCTGGAGACCAATCCAGAATTGGAGGAAAACAAGAGCGTACAGGTTCTTTGGCAAGATTATCATCCTGTGCATCATAAAAGCAGACGAACTTATTCACTACAACTAAATAACTGA
- a CDS encoding NADH-quinone oxidoreductase subunit A, translating to MNLPENYIPILIQAAVGLGFVAISLLGAHFLGPQQKKGNSVKNQAWECGIPSEGNARTPFSIKYFLTAVLFVLFDIEIVFFYPYAVNFREFGMEGFVAVLTFVAIFFVAFFYVWKRGALDWDK from the coding sequence ATGAATTTACCCGAAAATTATATTCCAATACTAATTCAGGCCGCAGTCGGTCTTGGATTCGTAGCTATTTCTTTGTTAGGTGCTCATTTTTTGGGTCCTCAGCAGAAGAAAGGGAATTCTGTAAAAAACCAAGCCTGGGAATGCGGTATTCCTAGTGAAGGTAATGCTAGAACACCATTCTCCATCAAATATTTCCTGACTGCAGTTTTGTTCGTATTGTTCGATATCGAGATTGTATTCTTCTACCCTTATGCGGTTAACTTTAGAGAGTTTGGAATGGAAGGCTTTGTAGCCGTACTTACGTTTGTTGCAATTTTCTTTGTCGCTTTTTTCTACGTTTGGAAAAGAGGCGCATTGGATTGGGACAAATAA
- a CDS encoding NADH-quinone oxidoreductase subunit B encodes MSDNKPVIKTDAPAPPGFEGEGFFATNLSSVIGMARKFSLWPLPFATSCCGIEFMATLNPTYDASRFGMERNSFSPRQADMLMVCGTIAKKLGPVLKEVYTQMAEPKWVVAVGACASSGGIFDTYSVLQGIDKIIPVDVYVPGCPPRPEQIIEGVMQVQALAESESIRRRDMPEYQHLLDSYNISN; translated from the coding sequence ATGTCAGATAATAAACCAGTAATAAAAACAGATGCGCCCGCTCCTCCAGGATTTGAAGGAGAAGGATTTTTCGCAACCAACTTGAGCAGTGTGATTGGGATGGCAAGAAAGTTTTCACTTTGGCCTTTACCTTTCGCTACATCTTGTTGCGGAATTGAATTTATGGCGACATTGAATCCAACTTACGATGCGTCAAGATTTGGGATGGAAAGAAACTCTTTCTCTCCAAGACAGGCAGATATGTTGATGGTTTGCGGAACGATTGCTAAGAAATTAGGACCCGTTTTGAAAGAAGTTTACACCCAAATGGCTGAGCCAAAATGGGTAGTTGCTGTTGGGGCTTGTGCTTCCAGCGGTGGTATTTTTGATACTTATTCGGTTCTTCAAGGAATTGACAAAATCATTCCTGTCGATGTTTATGTTCCAGGATGTCCGCCAAGACCAGAACAAATTATCGAAGGTGTAATGCAGGTGCAGGCTTTGGCAGAAAGCGAAAGCATCAGAAGAAGAGATATGCCGGAATATCAGCATTTATTGGATTCTTACAATATTAGTAACTAA
- a CDS encoding NADH-quinone oxidoreductase subunit C gives MTNEFVLEAITREFPESVISSSEPYGMLTVEIKKDDIKKVIHYLKDSTLEINFLTDVCGIHYPETPEKEIGVIYHLHNMMTNFRIRLKVFMTRENVEVDSLTELYAGANWMERETFDFYGIKFKGHPDLRPILNMEDLGYHPMLKEYRLEDGTRTDKNDSMFGR, from the coding sequence ATGACGAACGAATTTGTATTAGAAGCTATCACGAGAGAATTTCCTGAGTCTGTAATTTCCAGTTCAGAACCTTACGGGATGTTGACAGTTGAAATCAAAAAAGACGATATCAAAAAGGTGATTCATTATTTGAAAGATTCAACTTTAGAAATTAATTTTTTGACAGACGTTTGTGGGATTCATTATCCTGAGACACCTGAGAAGGAAATCGGCGTTATTTATCACTTGCATAATATGATGACCAATTTCAGAATTCGTCTCAAAGTTTTTATGACGAGAGAAAACGTTGAAGTTGATTCTTTGACAGAATTATATGCCGGCGCAAACTGGATGGAAAGAGAAACTTTTGATTTTTATGGAATCAAATTCAAAGGCCACCCGGACTTGAGACCAATCCTTAATATGGAAGACCTGGGTTACCATCCAATGTTGAAAGAATATCGCTTGGAAGATGGAACCAGAACAGACAAGAACGATAGTATGTTCGGAAGATAA
- a CDS encoding NADH-quinone oxidoreductase subunit D gives MKDNSLSNILNQYDSKEQIDGQLYTLNLGPTHPATHGIFQNVLTMDGERILHAEQTVGYIHRAFEKISERRNFAQITTLTDRMNYCSAPINNLGWHMTVEKLLGIKVPKRVDYMRVILMELARIGDHLICNGVTGMDAGAITGLTYMFIERERIYDMYEQICGARMTTNMGRIGGFERDFTPKFHELLKDFLKTFPARFAEFGQLLERNRIFMDRTIGAGAISAERALSYGFTGPNLRATGVDYDVRVAQPYSSYEDFDFIIPVGTAGDTYDRFMVRQQEIWESLKIINQAYDNLPEGPFHADVPDFYLPEKADVYNKMEALIYHFKIVMGETDVPKGEVYHAVEGGNGELGFYLVSDGGRTPYRLHFRRPCFIYYQAYPEMITGAVISDAIVTMCSMNIIAGELDA, from the coding sequence ATGAAAGATAACTCATTATCTAATATACTTAACCAATACGACAGCAAGGAACAAATCGACGGGCAACTATACACCCTGAATCTTGGACCTACGCACCCTGCAACTCACGGGATTTTCCAGAACGTTCTTACGATGGACGGAGAAAGGATTCTTCACGCTGAGCAAACTGTAGGTTACATCCACAGAGCATTCGAAAAAATCTCTGAGAGAAGAAACTTTGCACAAATCACGACGCTTACCGATAGAATGAACTACTGCTCTGCCCCCATCAACAATTTGGGTTGGCATATGACAGTTGAGAAATTACTTGGAATCAAAGTTCCAAAACGTGTCGATTATATGCGTGTGATTTTGATGGAGTTGGCAAGGATTGGTGACCATTTGATATGCAACGGTGTAACAGGAATGGATGCCGGCGCAATTACAGGATTGACTTATATGTTCATCGAAAGAGAGCGTATCTACGATATGTATGAGCAGATTTGCGGTGCAAGGATGACGACCAATATGGGAAGAATCGGCGGTTTCGAAAGAGACTTCACACCGAAGTTCCACGAGTTGTTGAAAGACTTCTTGAAAACTTTCCCAGCAAGATTTGCAGAATTCGGACAGTTGTTAGAAAGAAACCGAATCTTTATGGACAGAACCATCGGCGCAGGCGCAATCTCAGCAGAAAGAGCCTTGAGCTACGGTTTCACAGGTCCAAATCTACGTGCGACCGGCGTTGATTATGACGTGAGAGTTGCACAACCTTATTCTTCTTACGAGGACTTCGATTTCATCATTCCGGTTGGAACTGCGGGCGATACTTACGACCGATTTATGGTTCGTCAGCAGGAGATTTGGGAATCTTTGAAAATCATCAACCAAGCTTACGACAATCTTCCAGAAGGACCATTCCACGCGGATGTTCCAGATTTCTATCTTCCCGAAAAGGCAGATGTTTACAACAAAATGGAAGCCTTGATTTACCATTTCAAAATCGTAATGGGAGAAACAGATGTTCCAAAAGGCGAAGTTTACCACGCTGTAGAAGGTGGAAACGGCGAATTAGGATTCTATCTTGTGAGCGACGGCGGAAGAACGCCTTACAGACTTCACTTCAGAAGACCTTGTTTCATTTATTACCAGGCATATCCGGAAATGATTACCGGTGCAGTAATATCTGATGCGATTGTGACGATGTGTAGTATGAATATCATTGCGGGAGAATTAGACGCATAA
- a CDS encoding NAD(P)H-dependent oxidoreductase subunit E — protein sequence MSETIAFKPESLAQVHKIMARYPEGRQKSALIPVLHIAQKEFDGWLAVPVMDYVAELLSITPIEVYEVATFYTMFNMKPVGKYVLEVCRTGPCMLNGSDNILDHIRTKLNIKDGETTADGLFTLKPGECLGACGYAPMMQLGKFYHEHLTIEKVDEIIDLCRQGAIDLG from the coding sequence ATGAGCGAAACAATTGCTTTTAAACCTGAAAGCTTAGCACAGGTTCATAAAATTATGGCGAGATATCCGGAAGGCAGACAAAAATCTGCGTTGATTCCCGTCTTGCACATTGCACAGAAAGAATTTGATGGTTGGTTGGCTGTTCCAGTGATGGATTATGTTGCAGAATTATTGAGCATCACACCAATTGAAGTATATGAAGTTGCTACTTTCTATACAATGTTCAATATGAAGCCGGTGGGGAAATATGTTTTGGAAGTTTGCAGAACCGGACCTTGTATGCTGAACGGAAGTGATAATATTCTCGACCACATCAGAACAAAATTGAATATAAAAGATGGCGAAACCACAGCAGACGGACTTTTCACGTTGAAACCTGGAGAATGTCTTGGCGCTTGCGGATATGCACCGATGATGCAGTTGGGAAAATTCTACCACGAGCATCTGACCATAGAAAAAGTTGACGAAATCATTGACCTTTGCAGACAAGGCGCCATCGATTTAGGTTAA